In Struthio camelus isolate bStrCam1 chromosome 13, bStrCam1.hap1, whole genome shotgun sequence, the following are encoded in one genomic region:
- the SLC34A1 gene encoding sodium-dependent phosphate transport protein 2A isoform X4, translating into MACSCGAALSAQPAPDSPGTTLPYRRESPAMPRCPVRGGRVLRGPQFAYCPSPKALHRLPGAHAYPFAVGAVAHPDHGFLCPGSPGRLMEGMERYELDALPARPWQGPRLPSDELQKPGLGCWERVQSICVSLLKVPLMFGFLYLFVCSLDVLSSAFQLAGGKVAGDIFKDNAILSNPVAGLVVGILVTVLVQSSSTSTSIIVSMVSSGLLEVRSAIPIIMGSNIGTSVTNTIVALMQAGDRSEFKRAFAGATVHDCFNWLSVLVLLPLEVVSGYLHHVTHLVVATFNIRSGKDAPDLLKIITEPFTRLIIQLDKSVITGIATGDESLRNRSLIRMWCGQAPPQTPAVGLGAPPNCTAPGHCSTNGTESLHNVTGQKCGHLFTDTPLPDLAVGLVLLAGSLIVLCTCLILLVKLLNSLLKGQVAKAVQKVINTDLPHPLSWLTGYFAMVVGAGMTFVVQSSSVFTSAITPLIGLGVISIERAYPLTLGSNIGTTTTAILAALASPRDKLASSFQIALCHFFFNISGILLWYPLPFTRLPIRMAKALGERTAKYRWFAVLYLIVCFLLLPSLVFGISMAGWRVLVGVGAPFLGLLFFVGLVNALQRRSPGRLPKWLQTWDFLPAWMHSLQPLDSLITRATLCCTDRCRSPDGWDERDGALAPTGPRDKARLGLDNPALSYPEEGSSPAARLGSPRLPSHGATRL; encoded by the exons ATGGCATGCAGCTGCGGAGCTGCCCTGAGTGCCCAGCCAGCCCCAG ACTCTCCAGGGACGACGCTGCCTTACCGGAGGGAGAGCCCTGCCATGCCTCGCTGCCCGGTGCGGGGAGGAAGGGTGCTGCGCGGGCCCCAGTTCGCCTACTGCCCCAGCCCCAAAG ctctgcacagGCTGCCCGGCGCCCATGCCTACCCGTTCGCCGTGGGCGCCGTGGCGCACCCTGACCACGGCTTCCTGTGCCCCGGCTCGCCAGGGCGGCTGATGGAGGGCATGGAGCGGTACGAGCTGGACGCGCTCCCCGCCAGGCCCTGGCAGGGGCCGCGGCTGCCCTCGGACGAGCTGCAGAAGCCAG GGCTGGGGTGCTGGGAGAGGGTCCAGTCCATCTGTGTCTCCCTTCTCAAGGTGCCCCTGATGTTCGGCTTCCTGTACCTCTTCGTGTGCTCCCTGGACGTGCTCAGCTCTGCGTTCCAGCTGGCCGGAG GCAAGGTGGCTGGCGACATCTTCAAAGACAACGCCATCCTCTCCAATCCCGTGGCCGGGCTCGTGGTGGGCATCTTGGTGACCGTGCTGGTGCAGagctcctccacctccacctccatcATCGTCAGCATGGTCTCCTCAGGGT TGCTGGAGGTGCGCTCTGCCATCCCAATCATCATGGGCTCCAACATCGGCACCTCTGTCACCAACACCATTGTGGCCCTCATGCAGGCCGGTGACCGCAGTGAGTTCAAACG GGCCTTCGCTGGCGCCACAGTGCACGACTGCTTCAACTGGCTGTCAGTGCTGGTCctgctgccactggaggtggtgAGCGGGTACCTGCACCACGTGACCCACCTGGTCGTGGCCACCTTCAACATCCGCAGCGGGAAGGACGCCCCCGACCTGCTGAAGATCATCACGGAGCCCTTCACCAGGCTTATCATCCAG CTGGACAAGTCGGTGATCACGGGCATCGCGACGGGGGATGAGAGCCTGCGCAACCGGAGTCTCATCCGCATGTGGTGTGGGCAAGCACCCCCACAG ACACCCGCTGTGGGGCTTGGAGCCCCCCCAAACTGCACGGCCCCTGGTCACTGCAGCACCAACGGCACCGAGAGCCTCCACAATGTCACGGGGCAGAAGT gcgGGCACCTCTTCACGGACACGCCGCTGCCGGAcctggccgtggggctggtgctgctggctgggTCCCTCATCGTGCTCTGCACCTGCCTCATCCTCCTGGTCAAACTCCTCAACTCCCTGCTCAAGGGGCAGGTGGCCAAGGCTGTCCAGAAGGTCATCAACACGG ACCTCCCGCACCCACTCAGCTGGCTCACTGGGTACTTCGCCATGGTGGTGGGCGCTGGCATGACCTTCGTGGTACAGAGCAGCTCTGTCTTCACCTCGGCCATCACACCCCTGATCG GCCTGGGGGTGATCAGCATAGAGCGCGCCTACCCGCTCACCCTCGGCTCCAACATcggcaccaccaccactgccatcCTGGCCGCTCTGGCCAGCCCCAGGGACAAGCTGGCCAGCTCCTTCCAG ATCGCCCTCTGCCACTTCTTCTTCAACATCTCCGGCATCCTGCTGTGGTACCCGCTGCCCTTCACCCGCCTCCCCATCCGCATGGCCAAAGCGCTGGGCGAGCGCACGGCCAAGTACCGCTGGTTTGCCGTGCTGTACCTCATCGTCTgcttcctcctgcttccctcGCTCGTCTTCGGCATCTCCATGGCAGGCTGGCGGGTGCTGGTTGGGGTGGGCGCgcccttcctcggcctcctcttcTTCGTGGGGCTGGTCAACGCCCTTCAgcggcgcagccccgggcgccTGCCCAAGTGGCTGCAGACCTGGGACTTCCTCCCGGCGTGGATGCACTCGCTGCAGCCCCTCGACAGCCTCATCACCCGGGCCACGCTGTGCTGCACCGACCGCTGCCGCAGCCCCGACGGCTGGGACGAGCGTGACGGTGCCCTGGCCCCCACCGGCCCCCGCGACAAGGCCAGGCTGGGGCTCGACAACCCTGCGCTCTCCTACCCCGAGGAGGGGTCCAGCcctgccgcccggctgggctcccCTCGCCTGCCCTCACATGGGGCCACCCGCCTTTAG
- the SLC34A1 gene encoding sodium-dependent phosphate transport protein 2A isoform X3: MACSCGAALSAQPAPDSPGTTLPYRRESPAMPRCPVRGGRVLRGPQFAYCPSPKALHRLPGAHAYPFAVGAVAHPDHGFLCPGSPGRLMEGMERYELDALPARPWQGPRLPSDELQKPGLGCWERVQSICVSLLKVPLMFGFLYLFVCSLDVLSSAFQLAGGKVAGDIFKDNAILSNPVAGLVVGILVTVLVQSSSTSTSIIVSMVSSGLLEVRSAIPIIMGSNIGTSVTNTIVALMQAGDRSEFKRAFAGATVHDCFNWLSVLVLLPLEVVSGYLHHVTHLVVATFNIRSGKDAPDLLKIITEPFTRLIIQLDKSVITGIATGDESLRNRSLIRMWCGQAPPQPALSLQTPAVGLGAPPNCTAPGHCSTNGTESLHNVTGQKCGHLFTDTPLPDLAVGLVLLAGSLIVLCTCLILLVKLLNSLLKGQVAKAVQKVINTDLPHPLSWLTGYFAMVVGAGMTFVVQSSSVFTSAITPLIGLGVISIERAYPLTLGSNIGTTTTAILAALASPRDKLASSFQIALCHFFFNISGILLWYPLPFTRLPIRMAKALGERTAKYRWFAVLYLIVCFLLLPSLVFGISMAGWRVLVGVGAPFLGLLFFVGLVNALQRRSPGRLPKWLQTWDFLPAWMHSLQPLDSLITRATLCCTDRCRSPDGWDERDGALAPTGPRDKARLGLDNPALSYPEEGSSPAARLGSPRLPSHGATRL, encoded by the exons ATGGCATGCAGCTGCGGAGCTGCCCTGAGTGCCCAGCCAGCCCCAG ACTCTCCAGGGACGACGCTGCCTTACCGGAGGGAGAGCCCTGCCATGCCTCGCTGCCCGGTGCGGGGAGGAAGGGTGCTGCGCGGGCCCCAGTTCGCCTACTGCCCCAGCCCCAAAG ctctgcacagGCTGCCCGGCGCCCATGCCTACCCGTTCGCCGTGGGCGCCGTGGCGCACCCTGACCACGGCTTCCTGTGCCCCGGCTCGCCAGGGCGGCTGATGGAGGGCATGGAGCGGTACGAGCTGGACGCGCTCCCCGCCAGGCCCTGGCAGGGGCCGCGGCTGCCCTCGGACGAGCTGCAGAAGCCAG GGCTGGGGTGCTGGGAGAGGGTCCAGTCCATCTGTGTCTCCCTTCTCAAGGTGCCCCTGATGTTCGGCTTCCTGTACCTCTTCGTGTGCTCCCTGGACGTGCTCAGCTCTGCGTTCCAGCTGGCCGGAG GCAAGGTGGCTGGCGACATCTTCAAAGACAACGCCATCCTCTCCAATCCCGTGGCCGGGCTCGTGGTGGGCATCTTGGTGACCGTGCTGGTGCAGagctcctccacctccacctccatcATCGTCAGCATGGTCTCCTCAGGGT TGCTGGAGGTGCGCTCTGCCATCCCAATCATCATGGGCTCCAACATCGGCACCTCTGTCACCAACACCATTGTGGCCCTCATGCAGGCCGGTGACCGCAGTGAGTTCAAACG GGCCTTCGCTGGCGCCACAGTGCACGACTGCTTCAACTGGCTGTCAGTGCTGGTCctgctgccactggaggtggtgAGCGGGTACCTGCACCACGTGACCCACCTGGTCGTGGCCACCTTCAACATCCGCAGCGGGAAGGACGCCCCCGACCTGCTGAAGATCATCACGGAGCCCTTCACCAGGCTTATCATCCAG CTGGACAAGTCGGTGATCACGGGCATCGCGACGGGGGATGAGAGCCTGCGCAACCGGAGTCTCATCCGCATGTGGTGTGGGCAAGCACCCCCACAG cctgccctctCCCTGCAGACACCCGCTGTGGGGCTTGGAGCCCCCCCAAACTGCACGGCCCCTGGTCACTGCAGCACCAACGGCACCGAGAGCCTCCACAATGTCACGGGGCAGAAGT gcgGGCACCTCTTCACGGACACGCCGCTGCCGGAcctggccgtggggctggtgctgctggctgggTCCCTCATCGTGCTCTGCACCTGCCTCATCCTCCTGGTCAAACTCCTCAACTCCCTGCTCAAGGGGCAGGTGGCCAAGGCTGTCCAGAAGGTCATCAACACGG ACCTCCCGCACCCACTCAGCTGGCTCACTGGGTACTTCGCCATGGTGGTGGGCGCTGGCATGACCTTCGTGGTACAGAGCAGCTCTGTCTTCACCTCGGCCATCACACCCCTGATCG GCCTGGGGGTGATCAGCATAGAGCGCGCCTACCCGCTCACCCTCGGCTCCAACATcggcaccaccaccactgccatcCTGGCCGCTCTGGCCAGCCCCAGGGACAAGCTGGCCAGCTCCTTCCAG ATCGCCCTCTGCCACTTCTTCTTCAACATCTCCGGCATCCTGCTGTGGTACCCGCTGCCCTTCACCCGCCTCCCCATCCGCATGGCCAAAGCGCTGGGCGAGCGCACGGCCAAGTACCGCTGGTTTGCCGTGCTGTACCTCATCGTCTgcttcctcctgcttccctcGCTCGTCTTCGGCATCTCCATGGCAGGCTGGCGGGTGCTGGTTGGGGTGGGCGCgcccttcctcggcctcctcttcTTCGTGGGGCTGGTCAACGCCCTTCAgcggcgcagccccgggcgccTGCCCAAGTGGCTGCAGACCTGGGACTTCCTCCCGGCGTGGATGCACTCGCTGCAGCCCCTCGACAGCCTCATCACCCGGGCCACGCTGTGCTGCACCGACCGCTGCCGCAGCCCCGACGGCTGGGACGAGCGTGACGGTGCCCTGGCCCCCACCGGCCCCCGCGACAAGGCCAGGCTGGGGCTCGACAACCCTGCGCTCTCCTACCCCGAGGAGGGGTCCAGCcctgccgcccggctgggctcccCTCGCCTGCCCTCACATGGGGCCACCCGCCTTTAG
- the SLC34A1 gene encoding sodium-dependent phosphate transport protein 2A isoform X2, protein MACSCGAALSAQPAPGLQGAHGRGSAVVTCGRLCSDSPGTTLPYRRESPAMPRCPVRGGRVLRGPQFAYCPSPKALHRLPGAHAYPFAVGAVAHPDHGFLCPGSPGRLMEGMERYELDALPARPWQGPRLPSDELQKPGLGCWERVQSICVSLLKVPLMFGFLYLFVCSLDVLSSAFQLAGGKVAGDIFKDNAILSNPVAGLVVGILVTVLVQSSSTSTSIIVSMVSSGLLEVRSAIPIIMGSNIGTSVTNTIVALMQAGDRSEFKRAFAGATVHDCFNWLSVLVLLPLEVVSGYLHHVTHLVVATFNIRSGKDAPDLLKIITEPFTRLIIQLDKSVITGIATGDESLRNRSLIRMWCGQAPPQTPAVGLGAPPNCTAPGHCSTNGTESLHNVTGQKCGHLFTDTPLPDLAVGLVLLAGSLIVLCTCLILLVKLLNSLLKGQVAKAVQKVINTDLPHPLSWLTGYFAMVVGAGMTFVVQSSSVFTSAITPLIGLGVISIERAYPLTLGSNIGTTTTAILAALASPRDKLASSFQIALCHFFFNISGILLWYPLPFTRLPIRMAKALGERTAKYRWFAVLYLIVCFLLLPSLVFGISMAGWRVLVGVGAPFLGLLFFVGLVNALQRRSPGRLPKWLQTWDFLPAWMHSLQPLDSLITRATLCCTDRCRSPDGWDERDGALAPTGPRDKARLGLDNPALSYPEEGSSPAARLGSPRLPSHGATRL, encoded by the exons ATGGCATGCAGCTGCGGAGCTGCCCTGAGTGCCCAGCCAGCCCCAG GGCTCCAGGGGGCTCATGGACGTGGCTCTGCTGTGGTGACCTGCGGCCGTCTCTGCTCAGACTCTCCAGGGACGACGCTGCCTTACCGGAGGGAGAGCCCTGCCATGCCTCGCTGCCCGGTGCGGGGAGGAAGGGTGCTGCGCGGGCCCCAGTTCGCCTACTGCCCCAGCCCCAAAG ctctgcacagGCTGCCCGGCGCCCATGCCTACCCGTTCGCCGTGGGCGCCGTGGCGCACCCTGACCACGGCTTCCTGTGCCCCGGCTCGCCAGGGCGGCTGATGGAGGGCATGGAGCGGTACGAGCTGGACGCGCTCCCCGCCAGGCCCTGGCAGGGGCCGCGGCTGCCCTCGGACGAGCTGCAGAAGCCAG GGCTGGGGTGCTGGGAGAGGGTCCAGTCCATCTGTGTCTCCCTTCTCAAGGTGCCCCTGATGTTCGGCTTCCTGTACCTCTTCGTGTGCTCCCTGGACGTGCTCAGCTCTGCGTTCCAGCTGGCCGGAG GCAAGGTGGCTGGCGACATCTTCAAAGACAACGCCATCCTCTCCAATCCCGTGGCCGGGCTCGTGGTGGGCATCTTGGTGACCGTGCTGGTGCAGagctcctccacctccacctccatcATCGTCAGCATGGTCTCCTCAGGGT TGCTGGAGGTGCGCTCTGCCATCCCAATCATCATGGGCTCCAACATCGGCACCTCTGTCACCAACACCATTGTGGCCCTCATGCAGGCCGGTGACCGCAGTGAGTTCAAACG GGCCTTCGCTGGCGCCACAGTGCACGACTGCTTCAACTGGCTGTCAGTGCTGGTCctgctgccactggaggtggtgAGCGGGTACCTGCACCACGTGACCCACCTGGTCGTGGCCACCTTCAACATCCGCAGCGGGAAGGACGCCCCCGACCTGCTGAAGATCATCACGGAGCCCTTCACCAGGCTTATCATCCAG CTGGACAAGTCGGTGATCACGGGCATCGCGACGGGGGATGAGAGCCTGCGCAACCGGAGTCTCATCCGCATGTGGTGTGGGCAAGCACCCCCACAG ACACCCGCTGTGGGGCTTGGAGCCCCCCCAAACTGCACGGCCCCTGGTCACTGCAGCACCAACGGCACCGAGAGCCTCCACAATGTCACGGGGCAGAAGT gcgGGCACCTCTTCACGGACACGCCGCTGCCGGAcctggccgtggggctggtgctgctggctgggTCCCTCATCGTGCTCTGCACCTGCCTCATCCTCCTGGTCAAACTCCTCAACTCCCTGCTCAAGGGGCAGGTGGCCAAGGCTGTCCAGAAGGTCATCAACACGG ACCTCCCGCACCCACTCAGCTGGCTCACTGGGTACTTCGCCATGGTGGTGGGCGCTGGCATGACCTTCGTGGTACAGAGCAGCTCTGTCTTCACCTCGGCCATCACACCCCTGATCG GCCTGGGGGTGATCAGCATAGAGCGCGCCTACCCGCTCACCCTCGGCTCCAACATcggcaccaccaccactgccatcCTGGCCGCTCTGGCCAGCCCCAGGGACAAGCTGGCCAGCTCCTTCCAG ATCGCCCTCTGCCACTTCTTCTTCAACATCTCCGGCATCCTGCTGTGGTACCCGCTGCCCTTCACCCGCCTCCCCATCCGCATGGCCAAAGCGCTGGGCGAGCGCACGGCCAAGTACCGCTGGTTTGCCGTGCTGTACCTCATCGTCTgcttcctcctgcttccctcGCTCGTCTTCGGCATCTCCATGGCAGGCTGGCGGGTGCTGGTTGGGGTGGGCGCgcccttcctcggcctcctcttcTTCGTGGGGCTGGTCAACGCCCTTCAgcggcgcagccccgggcgccTGCCCAAGTGGCTGCAGACCTGGGACTTCCTCCCGGCGTGGATGCACTCGCTGCAGCCCCTCGACAGCCTCATCACCCGGGCCACGCTGTGCTGCACCGACCGCTGCCGCAGCCCCGACGGCTGGGACGAGCGTGACGGTGCCCTGGCCCCCACCGGCCCCCGCGACAAGGCCAGGCTGGGGCTCGACAACCCTGCGCTCTCCTACCCCGAGGAGGGGTCCAGCcctgccgcccggctgggctcccCTCGCCTGCCCTCACATGGGGCCACCCGCCTTTAG
- the SLC34A1 gene encoding sodium-dependent phosphate transport protein 2A isoform X1 → MACSCGAALSAQPAPGLQGAHGRGSAVVTCGRLCSDSPGTTLPYRRESPAMPRCPVRGGRVLRGPQFAYCPSPKALHRLPGAHAYPFAVGAVAHPDHGFLCPGSPGRLMEGMERYELDALPARPWQGPRLPSDELQKPGLGCWERVQSICVSLLKVPLMFGFLYLFVCSLDVLSSAFQLAGGKVAGDIFKDNAILSNPVAGLVVGILVTVLVQSSSTSTSIIVSMVSSGLLEVRSAIPIIMGSNIGTSVTNTIVALMQAGDRSEFKRAFAGATVHDCFNWLSVLVLLPLEVVSGYLHHVTHLVVATFNIRSGKDAPDLLKIITEPFTRLIIQLDKSVITGIATGDESLRNRSLIRMWCGQAPPQPALSLQTPAVGLGAPPNCTAPGHCSTNGTESLHNVTGQKCGHLFTDTPLPDLAVGLVLLAGSLIVLCTCLILLVKLLNSLLKGQVAKAVQKVINTDLPHPLSWLTGYFAMVVGAGMTFVVQSSSVFTSAITPLIGLGVISIERAYPLTLGSNIGTTTTAILAALASPRDKLASSFQIALCHFFFNISGILLWYPLPFTRLPIRMAKALGERTAKYRWFAVLYLIVCFLLLPSLVFGISMAGWRVLVGVGAPFLGLLFFVGLVNALQRRSPGRLPKWLQTWDFLPAWMHSLQPLDSLITRATLCCTDRCRSPDGWDERDGALAPTGPRDKARLGLDNPALSYPEEGSSPAARLGSPRLPSHGATRL, encoded by the exons ATGGCATGCAGCTGCGGAGCTGCCCTGAGTGCCCAGCCAGCCCCAG GGCTCCAGGGGGCTCATGGACGTGGCTCTGCTGTGGTGACCTGCGGCCGTCTCTGCTCAGACTCTCCAGGGACGACGCTGCCTTACCGGAGGGAGAGCCCTGCCATGCCTCGCTGCCCGGTGCGGGGAGGAAGGGTGCTGCGCGGGCCCCAGTTCGCCTACTGCCCCAGCCCCAAAG ctctgcacagGCTGCCCGGCGCCCATGCCTACCCGTTCGCCGTGGGCGCCGTGGCGCACCCTGACCACGGCTTCCTGTGCCCCGGCTCGCCAGGGCGGCTGATGGAGGGCATGGAGCGGTACGAGCTGGACGCGCTCCCCGCCAGGCCCTGGCAGGGGCCGCGGCTGCCCTCGGACGAGCTGCAGAAGCCAG GGCTGGGGTGCTGGGAGAGGGTCCAGTCCATCTGTGTCTCCCTTCTCAAGGTGCCCCTGATGTTCGGCTTCCTGTACCTCTTCGTGTGCTCCCTGGACGTGCTCAGCTCTGCGTTCCAGCTGGCCGGAG GCAAGGTGGCTGGCGACATCTTCAAAGACAACGCCATCCTCTCCAATCCCGTGGCCGGGCTCGTGGTGGGCATCTTGGTGACCGTGCTGGTGCAGagctcctccacctccacctccatcATCGTCAGCATGGTCTCCTCAGGGT TGCTGGAGGTGCGCTCTGCCATCCCAATCATCATGGGCTCCAACATCGGCACCTCTGTCACCAACACCATTGTGGCCCTCATGCAGGCCGGTGACCGCAGTGAGTTCAAACG GGCCTTCGCTGGCGCCACAGTGCACGACTGCTTCAACTGGCTGTCAGTGCTGGTCctgctgccactggaggtggtgAGCGGGTACCTGCACCACGTGACCCACCTGGTCGTGGCCACCTTCAACATCCGCAGCGGGAAGGACGCCCCCGACCTGCTGAAGATCATCACGGAGCCCTTCACCAGGCTTATCATCCAG CTGGACAAGTCGGTGATCACGGGCATCGCGACGGGGGATGAGAGCCTGCGCAACCGGAGTCTCATCCGCATGTGGTGTGGGCAAGCACCCCCACAG cctgccctctCCCTGCAGACACCCGCTGTGGGGCTTGGAGCCCCCCCAAACTGCACGGCCCCTGGTCACTGCAGCACCAACGGCACCGAGAGCCTCCACAATGTCACGGGGCAGAAGT gcgGGCACCTCTTCACGGACACGCCGCTGCCGGAcctggccgtggggctggtgctgctggctgggTCCCTCATCGTGCTCTGCACCTGCCTCATCCTCCTGGTCAAACTCCTCAACTCCCTGCTCAAGGGGCAGGTGGCCAAGGCTGTCCAGAAGGTCATCAACACGG ACCTCCCGCACCCACTCAGCTGGCTCACTGGGTACTTCGCCATGGTGGTGGGCGCTGGCATGACCTTCGTGGTACAGAGCAGCTCTGTCTTCACCTCGGCCATCACACCCCTGATCG GCCTGGGGGTGATCAGCATAGAGCGCGCCTACCCGCTCACCCTCGGCTCCAACATcggcaccaccaccactgccatcCTGGCCGCTCTGGCCAGCCCCAGGGACAAGCTGGCCAGCTCCTTCCAG ATCGCCCTCTGCCACTTCTTCTTCAACATCTCCGGCATCCTGCTGTGGTACCCGCTGCCCTTCACCCGCCTCCCCATCCGCATGGCCAAAGCGCTGGGCGAGCGCACGGCCAAGTACCGCTGGTTTGCCGTGCTGTACCTCATCGTCTgcttcctcctgcttccctcGCTCGTCTTCGGCATCTCCATGGCAGGCTGGCGGGTGCTGGTTGGGGTGGGCGCgcccttcctcggcctcctcttcTTCGTGGGGCTGGTCAACGCCCTTCAgcggcgcagccccgggcgccTGCCCAAGTGGCTGCAGACCTGGGACTTCCTCCCGGCGTGGATGCACTCGCTGCAGCCCCTCGACAGCCTCATCACCCGGGCCACGCTGTGCTGCACCGACCGCTGCCGCAGCCCCGACGGCTGGGACGAGCGTGACGGTGCCCTGGCCCCCACCGGCCCCCGCGACAAGGCCAGGCTGGGGCTCGACAACCCTGCGCTCTCCTACCCCGAGGAGGGGTCCAGCcctgccgcccggctgggctcccCTCGCCTGCCCTCACATGGGGCCACCCGCCTTTAG
- the SLC34A1 gene encoding sodium-dependent phosphate transport protein 2A isoform X5, with protein sequence MFGFLYLFVCSLDVLSSAFQLAGGKVAGDIFKDNAILSNPVAGLVVGILVTVLVQSSSTSTSIIVSMVSSGLLEVRSAIPIIMGSNIGTSVTNTIVALMQAGDRSEFKRAFAGATVHDCFNWLSVLVLLPLEVVSGYLHHVTHLVVATFNIRSGKDAPDLLKIITEPFTRLIIQLDKSVITGIATGDESLRNRSLIRMWCGQAPPQPALSLQTPAVGLGAPPNCTAPGHCSTNGTESLHNVTGQKCGHLFTDTPLPDLAVGLVLLAGSLIVLCTCLILLVKLLNSLLKGQVAKAVQKVINTDLPHPLSWLTGYFAMVVGAGMTFVVQSSSVFTSAITPLIGLGVISIERAYPLTLGSNIGTTTTAILAALASPRDKLASSFQIALCHFFFNISGILLWYPLPFTRLPIRMAKALGERTAKYRWFAVLYLIVCFLLLPSLVFGISMAGWRVLVGVGAPFLGLLFFVGLVNALQRRSPGRLPKWLQTWDFLPAWMHSLQPLDSLITRATLCCTDRCRSPDGWDERDGALAPTGPRDKARLGLDNPALSYPEEGSSPAARLGSPRLPSHGATRL encoded by the exons ATGTTCGGCTTCCTGTACCTCTTCGTGTGCTCCCTGGACGTGCTCAGCTCTGCGTTCCAGCTGGCCGGAG GCAAGGTGGCTGGCGACATCTTCAAAGACAACGCCATCCTCTCCAATCCCGTGGCCGGGCTCGTGGTGGGCATCTTGGTGACCGTGCTGGTGCAGagctcctccacctccacctccatcATCGTCAGCATGGTCTCCTCAGGGT TGCTGGAGGTGCGCTCTGCCATCCCAATCATCATGGGCTCCAACATCGGCACCTCTGTCACCAACACCATTGTGGCCCTCATGCAGGCCGGTGACCGCAGTGAGTTCAAACG GGCCTTCGCTGGCGCCACAGTGCACGACTGCTTCAACTGGCTGTCAGTGCTGGTCctgctgccactggaggtggtgAGCGGGTACCTGCACCACGTGACCCACCTGGTCGTGGCCACCTTCAACATCCGCAGCGGGAAGGACGCCCCCGACCTGCTGAAGATCATCACGGAGCCCTTCACCAGGCTTATCATCCAG CTGGACAAGTCGGTGATCACGGGCATCGCGACGGGGGATGAGAGCCTGCGCAACCGGAGTCTCATCCGCATGTGGTGTGGGCAAGCACCCCCACAG cctgccctctCCCTGCAGACACCCGCTGTGGGGCTTGGAGCCCCCCCAAACTGCACGGCCCCTGGTCACTGCAGCACCAACGGCACCGAGAGCCTCCACAATGTCACGGGGCAGAAGT gcgGGCACCTCTTCACGGACACGCCGCTGCCGGAcctggccgtggggctggtgctgctggctgggTCCCTCATCGTGCTCTGCACCTGCCTCATCCTCCTGGTCAAACTCCTCAACTCCCTGCTCAAGGGGCAGGTGGCCAAGGCTGTCCAGAAGGTCATCAACACGG ACCTCCCGCACCCACTCAGCTGGCTCACTGGGTACTTCGCCATGGTGGTGGGCGCTGGCATGACCTTCGTGGTACAGAGCAGCTCTGTCTTCACCTCGGCCATCACACCCCTGATCG GCCTGGGGGTGATCAGCATAGAGCGCGCCTACCCGCTCACCCTCGGCTCCAACATcggcaccaccaccactgccatcCTGGCCGCTCTGGCCAGCCCCAGGGACAAGCTGGCCAGCTCCTTCCAG ATCGCCCTCTGCCACTTCTTCTTCAACATCTCCGGCATCCTGCTGTGGTACCCGCTGCCCTTCACCCGCCTCCCCATCCGCATGGCCAAAGCGCTGGGCGAGCGCACGGCCAAGTACCGCTGGTTTGCCGTGCTGTACCTCATCGTCTgcttcctcctgcttccctcGCTCGTCTTCGGCATCTCCATGGCAGGCTGGCGGGTGCTGGTTGGGGTGGGCGCgcccttcctcggcctcctcttcTTCGTGGGGCTGGTCAACGCCCTTCAgcggcgcagccccgggcgccTGCCCAAGTGGCTGCAGACCTGGGACTTCCTCCCGGCGTGGATGCACTCGCTGCAGCCCCTCGACAGCCTCATCACCCGGGCCACGCTGTGCTGCACCGACCGCTGCCGCAGCCCCGACGGCTGGGACGAGCGTGACGGTGCCCTGGCCCCCACCGGCCCCCGCGACAAGGCCAGGCTGGGGCTCGACAACCCTGCGCTCTCCTACCCCGAGGAGGGGTCCAGCcctgccgcccggctgggctcccCTCGCCTGCCCTCACATGGGGCCACCCGCCTTTAG